GTTGTTGTACGCCTGTGGTTGTCACGGCAATCACACGTCTTAGTTTGCAGCGACTGTAGCTGAAGAAGGGGTTGACATCGAAGAGGGTCTTACTGGGTGGATCAGTGGGCTTGATGCCCAAGCGCTGTAGGCACATCCCCAAATAGGCATCTTCAATGTAGATCGGCTGAAATGGGACGGATGGAAGGATGGCTTCATTATTTCTACATTATTACAGGTTACATTATTACCAGAACAGATCCAGACCATAAGTCAATTAGTTCATTAATGACTTGATGAACGATGGTTGATCACCACCATAAGTCTTAAAGATTAATGAATGAATCACTTCACGAATGCTAGATGAGTCCCCCACCATGTTTCTGACGAAGAAAGGAAACCTGCACCAAAACCAACATACCTTGATCTGTGGAGACACCTCCAGGATCTTCTTGGGCAGGTCGCTAGACATGATGTACCCCAAGCCCAGTGGGTATGGAGGGTACTCGGGCTCGGCAAAAACCTTGTAGGGCATGAAGAACTTCTGGTTCGGGTTTCGGATTACCGGGCTGTGCCACCACACTAAACCGGTCATGAAATCCTGTTTGGGGGTTTCGGGCTTGAGGAGCATGGAGACCAGATTCTGGACGTTGAGGAACATGTCAGAGTCAATCTTCATGATATAGGAGGCCTCGGGGCATCGCGTCACTACCCACTCGAGGATCATCATGGTCTTGATGGTCAGGTTTCTGTAGCTGTCCACGAAGTCGCTCTGGAGGATGTCGTGGTGCACACTGCTCTCCTCAGTAACCTTTCATACAGACAACAATCAAAATATTTGGGATACACCAGATGGCTTGTTTGAGTCTGATACAAGTTATTTCTGTTGGATTGGCCAATCAGAGGTTGATACTGATCTATTTTGgttcttccttttcttttcctttttcttttttgggggggggcattttgaGAAATAATAGGCCTATTACTTTTGATGAAATAAGCCCATTTTTGTTGAATATCACTACCTATGCTAGATCCATGCACCCATTATTAacaaaaactgtccttttcaattGGTCAGGACACGCCAAAAATTATAGCTGCAGACAAAAAGTGCCAACGAGTATTTTACTTCTTTCCATCTAGTAAGATCTGAGACACTTACAATAATCAAAGAAGTTTTAAATCAGAGATCGGTTCTCCCAATCGTCCATGACAAAGGTTGCCaattttttaatcaaatatcTGTGGATCCCTAAATATTACTGTGAATACAAATCTACAACACACtgaaaaacaacagtaaacGAACTAAGATGGTCAAAACCAACCTCCTGCAACTCCCGGGCTCCCGGTTCACCAGGCAGACCCAATATGAAGACAGTCTGGACCTTCCTCCCATGTACCAGGGTCTCACTTCCCCAAGTTCTGCGGATGGCGTCCCTGGCAAGCCGGTTACCTACCAACATGTTGATGTTAATAACTTCAAGAAAATAATGACACACTAACCCCTTTCCATTGTAACAAACAAATCAGATGTGCTCTGAAAACAAGAATGGTTACCGGGCGCCACAGGGACCATCAACACCAGGAACGTGGCCCGATTTCCGGTCCGACATTTCTCGGGTTCGTCCGTGACAAATTTGTAACCCCGCGGATAGGCCACATGGTACGGTCCAGGGTCCTCTGGAGCGGGCGTGACAGACCGTTTCTGCTGGGTCCAGTATAAGGTGGAGTAAGATAGAAAAACCACCACTGCCACCAggagaaacaaaacacagcatctTATAGAGAGCCCTTTAGAGGGGGTTGTCCAGGACTGTACCTGAGCTGTGCTGCGGAGAACAGACGAGGAAAAGAATACAAGTAAAGATGTGAGTAAACAGGTAGCATCACCCAGAAAACCTTGCAAGCAATTTCTGATTCTTGCAAGTGACTCAAGCCGATTCTTGACACACAGTGTTGTACAATAGGTTGTGACAGAAATGCACGTTACAGAGATCGGTTGTTTTGAGAAAAGCAAACCGTTCACATAATGTGTCATCTCCGGTTTACACAAGGCAAACGTTTGTTGGACTGCTGTGCTGCAATGGCAGGACCTGGAGTGGTACTAAAAAGTGTTGCACAGATCAAACCAATGCTGTCACCAAGACAAAGGTTGGCTACATGGGAgaatctaaatatattttgattagtATAACCCCTTTGTTTGCTATAGTACATGATTCCATGTCATTTCATAggtttgatgtcttcactattaatTTTCAATGTGGAAAACAGAGGCAGAATTCTACAGAACATTGCCCCTATATTAAGCAGAATATCTTTATATAGGTTGCAGAAAGCAGTGTCTTTCAAATAATTCAATATCATCCAATTATCAGTCCtaaacatacactgaacaaaattataaacacaacacttgttttcgcccccatttatcatgagctgaactcaaagatctaagactttctctatgtacacaaaaggcctttttctctcaaatattgttcacaaatctgtctaaatctgtgttagtgagcacttcttctttgccgagataatccaacGAGTGGCTCATTGTggcagtggggttatggtatgggcaggcgtgtattatggacaacaaacacaggtgcattttattgatggcattttgaatgcacagagataccacgaagagatcctgaggcccattgttgtgccattcatccacgaccatcacatCATGTTGCaacatgataatgcacggctccatgttgcaaggatctgtacacagtccctggaagctgaaaacatctcagttcttgcatggccagcatactcaccggacatgtcacccattgagcatgtttgggatgctctggatcggcgtatatgaGAGCGTGTTCCAGATCtaaacatacactgaacaaaattataaacgcaacacttgtttttgcccccatttatcatgagctgaactcaaagatctaagactttctctatgtacacaaaaggcctttttctctcaaatattgttcacaaatctgtctaaatctttgttagtgagcacttcttctttgccgagataatccatccacctcacaggtgtggcatctCAAGATGCTGataagacagcatgattattgcacaggtgtgccttaggctggccacaataaaaggccactctaaaaaggccactctaaaatactcagcggacatgtcacccattgagcatgtttgggatgctctggatcggcgtatatgaGAGCGTGTTCCAgatcctgccaatatccagcaacttcgcagaACCACTGAAGAGGAgcggaccaacattccacaggccacaatcaacaacctgatcaactctatgcaaaggatATGTGTtacactgcgtgaggcaaatggtggtcacaccagatactgactggttttcgagacccccccaatacagtgaaactgtgTACATAGAGATAGTCTtaaatctttgagttcagctcatgataaaatTGAGTCACTcagtcatttaaatattttgaaaaagttttaaatgtaataaacttGCATTTCTTTGAAGATAATCAACCAAAAACTTTCATTACAAttatcaatacatctacaggtTGGTTGTTTTTCCCCTGTGAATGTAAACCAGTTGTTGATTGTAGTACTTTGGTAATATTTAGTATGTGGTTATTTTTCCACTACTGTAAATagaagaaacaaacacaaaaaacagattataaaaaaaaagcactcTCATTACTTAGTCGATGTGTGTTCACACTGTCAAATCTATTTTTCCATCTAGAAagacatttcacaaataaaaaaaacccaTTGTGTACATAAAGTACTTGCGTAACTTTTGGTATGGATTTTCCTCTCATTAAATACCTTTTTACTACAACTAAttacattgttcttaattgatCACTTTACTGTTTTgttagtatactgtatatttagatTGTTTAAACAACTATATGGTTCAgattgaaaagtacagaatcaCCACCTAAAGACCCCCGACTTGTGACCTCAATgtgattcaaacccacaaccttggtggTGGGAGTGTTGTGCTCTCAAACTGAGCCTGAACAGACCACTACATTACCTATGAGCCTGAACAGAACGCTACATTGCCTATTAGCCTGAACAGACCGCTACATTACCTATTAGCCTGAACAGACCGCTACATTACCTATTAGCCTGAACAGACCGCTACATTACCTATTAGCCTGAACAGCCCTGTTTCCTTATCATTCACCCGCCCCACATAAGCTCCTTTCCTAAATCTTGGTGAGGAATATTTcaatcatggaggtggaaggacATATTCATTGTGACATGGACAAGAACTCACAGCCAAATGTGGATGACACGATTGATGCGAATTACAGTAGTGTGTGCTAAACCTTCATTTCGTGAAATTACGCTCTCTTAGAGTATTTGTTCCATTTGATTGGACAGAAAATGAAAGTTGCAATAATAGTTGTGTTTTTTGAATCAATTAATGTAGAAGTCTTCATTAATCACAGTTTATTGGATAGAAATAATTCAGTcacctacagtacagtatagttTTGCTTAATGTGAAAACAGTGTAATGTACGGTAGCAAATTACATTCGGCACTACTGTCATTTTGAAACACTTGTCTTAATTGGTTGCATTTAGTTGGTTGTtatcaagcgtgccgcacaagccctgaaaagtgaagccaaaacgtctcgatcgccccctggtgagtggtcccagtataggtcataaaccccgccctccccatgttattcaatgggacgcgagaccaactaaacaattaaattacccttcaaatatattttttccgaagctggtttctgtcatttactgtagtttgtatcacgctaatgtaaattcaagagtttgtttttaaaataagtttgtttttagttagttatttaatgctctaaaaacggtggtgtgatgtcgtgattcacagctgtgattgacagctatctgagccgaggagccactgaatcttcggaggactgaggagattggaactttacatttaatctctaaatttctataatttcacacggacataatgggttgttctgcagtacattgtgctaaccgatctggcatttccaatcgatctttgaatttttttcggtaagttaaatttataagctatttaattagtaaatacatgtaatgggctagctaacgttagctaaaagacaacaagcctcgttaatagccatgttaatagctagcaggtgatcgttagctagaagttaccaattatttttgtattaggcctattctaaattaaggttaaacatgatgtaagttaggctataacatatcgtctaggtttaacaagcaaaggttgtactgtacttggacttgcgattgattacggtatgcgcattctgcgagggagagtgagggcggggcacaggggtggggccgttgatttcgcggctttagggctttacttccttctagctactgcgcataactactgcgcagaactggtcccaagatcgctatctgcgcagacgcaagtccaagatgtcagcgtcgtatcaggacactggtggcttcatttttcaccaatggaaaagagcgaaagggcgtcgtccattatatatacagtctatggttgttATAGTGACTAAATTAAGAGgatgtgttaaaataataaatgtattcattatatttcacaAGAAACTTAGTGGTTGGGTGAACATATGTAAGAAACGCGTGCCTGAATGCATGTACATATTTTGTTGTGATAAAGGCCTCGGGATATGACGACAATGGGGTGCGAGCCCAAGAAAACGCAGAAAAAACACCTGTGTTAAGCTCTTTTCTCCAGTATGCAATTTCTATTGGTAATAGCATACTGGAGATCAAATCACTTTTAAGCATTAAATTATGATTTGGTATGATGGTGCACTGTGCAGTAATAACATGTAAAGCCATTTTTGTTGCCCTTAAGCTTGCACAAAAACAGTGAACCTTGCTACAAACTCGCCTACTCAAGGACGGAAGTGAATAATCCTTTACGCCTATATCTTACCTACAACCAAGTTCAGTATAAGGTGCCTGGCACAATTAACAGGTGTttacttaaaataaaacactttacaGAAAGACGAAAGCCTACCTCATGTTGTGTCCCTTGATAATTAAGTCCTGCACATGACTCGACGTACTTAGCAAAGTAGAGTCTTCCTTATCAATTTAAATGACAGTAACGGGAGCAAGGTACGGTGTTGTCCTCCACAGCCCCTTCTATACTGATATCGGTCGACCGTTCATATGCCAGATGTTCTTGTGGAAGAAGTGCGTCAGGTTGTCAGATCGTGTGAATAACATGAGCTgcttatttaaattaaaaataaaacatgtaagaGAACGAATATTCCTCAGCCATTCTTAACGTATATTTCCTACCATGGAATATGAGCAACTCAGACAGACTGATTGTTGGCTATGCTACGTGTTCGAAGTTCAAACTGCACACCGAAGCAACTGCGATCGATGATTTAGACTTCTCCTGGTCAAGAGAGTCATACATGTATTTGGGCCAGCCCACATCCCTGGTCTGCTGTCCTCTTAATCAAGCCAGGCCCAACTGTTGAACTCCCAACAATAGGGGAGCTAATCGTTTTCCTCCCATGCTTTAGGCACTTCCTGGCAAGTTAGTTTAGGAGCCTTTTAAAGCAAGCTTTATGCAGTCATGCAGTACTGGGCAAATATATTAGGCAACCAAATATTACAGCAAAtattgaatgtttgtttttctttgttttttctccattgctcttttaagtatttttcttttgtttagaaatgtttcattttgctATTTTTGAAGGCACCTTCGTGTAATTGTTTTACATGTGCAAGTATTTTGCACAATGCTGTATTTCAGCTGCCCTTCACCCTAGACTTTAATTACAAgatgattgtgtttatttttattatattttatatacaacaaatGTCTATCATCTATATCAAGTGAGATATAATTTATATCTAAAGTCTAGTTTCTGACAAAATGTATAAAGTATGCATCTGGATGTCTTCAAAGCCCATCATGAAAGATACTACAGATCAAGGGATTGGTGCACATGAACCATTTCATCACGCCTAGGCCTACCAACACATGCTAATTTCACGCTAAACTCTGTTTAAGAGTTCTGTATCCAGACACAGTGTGCGGTTTCATGtgaaatgttatgtcatttcctcagtgacGTTATTTATCCGTCCTCAActgttttagtcatttagcagactcttATCGAGAGTGACTTAACAGATACTGCCAAAAAAGTCCATTCTCaattaaacaaaatgcatgGAATTGAATGTGAGTGAATGTGAGTGTGTAAATGAGTGTACATGAGGGTTTATGAGCGTAATAGGGATTAGAATTGTTCTGAACAAAACCCTGAGTGGATTTTGTTCAAAATGTCTTCCTGTATGGAAGATGTG
Above is a window of Esox lucius isolate fEsoLuc1 chromosome 9, fEsoLuc1.pri, whole genome shotgun sequence DNA encoding:
- the LOC105012103 gene encoding beta-1,3-galactosyltransferase 2; protein product: MSTAQVQSWTTPSKGLSIRCCVLFLLVAVVVFLSYSTLYWTQQKRSVTPAPEDPGPYHVAYPRGYKFVTDEPEKCRTGNRATFLVLMVPVAPGNRLARDAIRRTWGSETLVHGRKVQTVFILGLPGEPGARELQEVTEESSVHHDILQSDFVDSYRNLTIKTMMILEWVVTRCPEASYIMKIDSDMFLNVQNLVSMLLKPETPKQDFMTGLVWWHSPVIRNPNQKFFMPYKVFAEPEYPPYPLGLGYIMSSDLPKKILEVSPQIKPIYIEDAYLGMCLQRLGIKPTDPPSKTLFDVNPFFSYSRCKLRRVIAVTTTGVQQLLRYWQDYRSAGKEC